Below is a genomic region from Persicimonas caeni.
CTTCCACTCTTTGACCGTCTGACCGTCCTGCTTGACGATCAGGTCGAAGGTGCCTTGGCCGGTCGACTGGAAGTTCTCGACCTCGAAGGTCATCTGGGTGCCCGACGGCGGCGCGGCGCCCGTCTGCTCCATGACGATCGACTCGGTGTACTTCCCGTTGCTGTCTTTGATGCCGTAGCAACTTCCGCCGAAGCTCGCCGGGCACTCGTCGCCCTCGTGGCGGTAGCTGCTGCCGTTGGTGAAGCTGTCGTCCTGGTAGTCGATGTACTCGGGCTGGAGCATCGCCAGGTCGAGGTCGACCGCGTCGCTCTCCCAGCTCAACTCGACTTCCAAGGGCTTGGGCGCCTCGTCGCCCAGGCACGTCTTGACGCACAGGGGCATCTCGTCGTTGGCCGGGCAGTAATCCGAGCAGGTGTCGTTGATGGGCTTGTTCCACTCGCACTTCGAGCCGCAGATATTGGCGGCGGTCAGGCCGATCTTCGACTCGATGCCGATGCGACCGCACAGGCTGGCCGGGTTCTCGCCGCAGGCGCTCGACGGCGAGCTGCCGTCACGCACGCTGAACACCCCGCCGGCGTCGAATTGCACGCTGGCGTAGGGGCTGAACGGCTCGAGGTAGGGGCCGGCGACGTCGTAGAGCAACAGGTCGATGCGCGGGGAGAACTGCAGCTTGGCGCTGGCCTTGCCGGTCAGGTTGACCGTCAAATCCTGCTCCTCGAGGTTCAGCCCCTGGAAGCCCGGATTCGGGCGACGCTCGGGGTTGCCCTCGAAGCTGCCATCGATGCCCTTGTAGAACGGCTCGATGCTCCCGTCGTTCATGCGCACGCCATAGCCCTCGTCCTCACCCGAATCGGCGAAGTAGTGAAAGCCGTTGCCGTAGCGAAGGCCAGTGACCTCGACCGGGTTGAGCTCGATGGTGGCCTCGGCGCTGGCCTCGGCGCTAGCCGTCAGCGTCGCCTTGGCGTTGGCGGTGATGTAGACCGGGAACCAACCGATGAAGAAGAGCTTGCTCATCAGTCGCTTGTCGTGGGTCTCCCAGATCGTCCACGACTTTTTGGCCGAGGCCGAAAAGCCCACCTTGAGCGGGCCGGTGGTCGGCGTCAGCGAGCCCTCGGCGTCGAAGACCATGCGCTTGAGCGCGCCGGTGCAGTTGTCCTTGGCCCAGTCGACCTGAACCGGGTGCGGCGGAAGGTAATCGCCGCAGGGGCCGGCCTTGACCTGAGTGAGCGTCTTGGTGCCCTCGTAGTAGGCGTTGAAGTCGGCATCGCACGAGGAGTTTTGGGCCGCGTAGTCGAGGGAAGCGATGATGTCGTTACACGACGGGCCGGCCGCGTCGAACCAGAAGCCGTCGTACTCGGTGCTCTCGTAGACGCAACGGTTGGCCTGGCAGCTCACGCCGCGGTTCTCGCCGCGTGCGGCCTCCGGGAAGCAGTCGTTGGTGCTATAACAGGTCTTGGTCCCCGTAAACGTAGTGTACGAGGTGTCCATGTTGCTGCCCGGCTCGATCTTCAGGTCCATGTAGACGCTGGCGTCGAGCTGGATCTGGGGCTTGGCGCTAAACGACACGCCGTTGTTGGCCGTGTAGGTGATCGTGCCGCCGGAGACCTGCAGGTTGGGGATCGACTGCGTCTTCGAGTCGGGCACGCCGATGGAGACCGTGCCCGAGGAGATGCGCGGTGCTTCCTGAGCGCCCAATTCCTGGCGGCGAACCCCCGAGGTGTCGGTCTCGGTGGGCTGCTGCGGGGTCAACTCCCCCTTGTAGACCGCCTCGGTCAACTGGGCGTTGCGCGTGTTGAAGATCAACGCGCTGTCGGTGCGCTCGACGCTCTCGACCTTGCGCAGGAACGGACGGTCCGGGTTGGCCGAGACGAGCACGTCGCCCCGGTCGAACTCGCTGGCCGCTTCGGCCGGCGCGCCGCTCACCGGAAATACCAGGCGATTGGGCTCGACCTGAATCTGGTCGACCACATCGTTGGCGATCTGGTGCGTCCAGGGCATGACCACGTTGGTCTTCTGGGCGATATACTCGTCGCCCAAATCCATCGGTGTGCCCTGCTCGCTGTCATCCGCAGTCGAGTTCACGACGCGAGATTCCTGCTCGCCGCAACCAACGGCCAGCGTCAGACTCAGACCGACCAATAAAGCCGGCAGGCGAAATCGTCTCTTAGCATCCATCTGCGCAATCATTCTTTCCTCTATATTTCCGACTCGGCAGCAACCATTCGTTCCGACACGAACCTGCAATAGCTATTTCTTCAGCGTTAGGAACAGCAATAATTGATCCACTTCCCTTGTACGAAGCGCCACTGCTTGCTGCAAGACTTGTGATGCCTCGCAGCTGTGACATTTTGGCACGCACCTGGTGACTACTGCCCCCAACCTACACCAGTAACCAAAAGTAAAACTGGCGTTTATTGCGTTGAGGCTTTGCGAAGCACTTCGAATAGTACTGGAGACGCCTTACGCCCGCAAGGCGGCGGCTCACCGGGCGCGCCAAGCCTGTGCAACAATCCGGTGACGCCGCCCGCCGACCCCTCGTGCGCCCGATAGCCGCTTGTTTGTGGGTCACGGGGGCGTTACGATACCGAACAGTGTAGCCAGCAGTCACCGAGCCTCGATAGGTCCGCATGTCACATCGTATCCGTCATCTGGGCAGCTTTCTGATCGTCGCAATGGCCCTTACCGGTTGCACGAACGAGACGAGACTGGTCAGCACCCTCGACAATGGAGACGCCTCTCACAACGACGTCTCCCCTCAAGATGCCGCGGACCCCGACACGACTCTGCCGCCGCAGGACACCGGACCGGACACCACCGAGGTGGACACCGGCCCCAACCCTCCCGAGGGCCCCTCGGTAGCCATCTACTGCGCTCAGGCCGCACGCGTGATGTGTGACAGGCTCTACGAATGCGCCGACGCGACGGTCACGCTGCGCAGCCAACTCGAGGGCAACTTCGGCTTCGACGACCAGTACGAGTGCCGCCAGAAGATGACCCGGCGCATGGTCGAGTTCTGCCACCCGGCCGCCATCAGCGCCCAGAAAGGCCGCCTCGACTACAGTCCCCAGGCCGCCGACACCTGCCTCGACACGATGCAGACGACGAGTTGCGCTGACTTCGCCGCCGGCCTGCCGCCGCTTCGCTTCATGACGCTCTTCGAGCCGACCTTCTGCGGCGACATCGGCGTGGCCACCCGCCAGCCCTCCGACGCCTGCTTGTCCCACAGCGACTGCACCGGTGAGGACGCCTACTGCGACGGCTCGAGCTACGTCGGGAACGTGGCCACCAACGGCACTTGCGGCGTGCGCGGCCAAGCCGGCCAGTCTTGCACGCTCCCCGAAGACTGCGCCGAGGGCCTCTACTGCGACCGCGACGGCGTCTGCTCCGAACCTCCCGGCGAGAACGAGCCCTGCACGAGCATCTGCCAGTCGGGCCTCATCTGCAATCGCGAGGTCGACGAATGCCGTCCCCTGGGAGGCGACTCCGACCCCTGCTACGAGGCGATCGAGTGCCAGCCCGACCTGGCCTGCGGCGCCGACAACACCTGCCAGACTCCGCCCGCCAACGGCGAGTCGTGCTTCGAGCGCTGCCAGCCCGACCTGAAGTGCAACCTGCAAACCGGCACCTGTGAGCCGCTGCCCAGCCAGGGCGAAGACTGCTCGGGCGAGTGCGCCGACGGCTTTGTGTGCGGCGCGGACTCTACATGCCAGCCCATCGCCTCCGAAGGCGACTCCTGCGCGTCCAACGACTGCACCGACGGACTCCTGTGCACCAACGCCACCGCCACTTGCGTCGTCCCGGCCCTCGTCGATACCTCCTGCGAGCCCGGAAACTGCGTCTGGTACGCCACCTGCCATCCCTCGGGCACCTGCGACCCGCTCCCCTCGCTCGGCGAGGCGTGCACCGGCGCGTGCATCGAGCCGGCGGTCTGCTCCGGCGGCACCTGCACCGACCCCTCCAACCTCGAGCCGTGCGACAGTGGAAGTTGTAGCGCCGCTGACGAGTTCTGTGACGACGGCGTCTGCGTCAAAGGGTGACAACACCCCACTCGCGACCCGATCCCCAAGTCTGACAAATCAGCCGGGGGCTCCTCCCCAGCGCGTCCAGCGCAGGGGAGGTGGTCGAGCGCCCCGCGCGAGACCGGAGGGGCCACGCCAACAAGCAAGGGATTTCAGTCCCTCCATTGACACATATGGTCGAACGCGGCATTAGTGCCCCCGCAAAAAGCGCCCGAATTCCCTGCAGTTCTCACCTGTCGAGAGGACCATGAGCGACGCGAGCAAGAAAGGCATCGAAGAGTTGACCGTCAACACCATCCGCACCCTGGCCATGGACGCCGTCCAGAAGGCCAACAGCGGCCACCCGGGCGCCCCCATGGGCCTGGCCCCCGCCGCCTACGTGGTGTGGCACAATCACCTGCGTCACAACCCCAAGAACCCCGACTGGCACGACCGCGACCGGTTCATCCTGTCGAACGGCCACGCCTCCATGCTGCTGTACGCCATGCTTCACCTGACCGGCTACGAGCAGATGACCCTCGAGCAGATCGAGAACTTCCGCCAGTGGGACAGCGCCACCCCCGGCCACCCCGAAAACTTCGAGACCGAAGGCGTCGAGATGACCACCGGCCCGCTCGGCCAGGGGTTTGCGACCGCCGTGGGCATGGCCCTGAGCGAAGCGCAGCTCAACGAGCGCTTCGACGGCGTGGTCGACCACTTCACCTACGTCTTCTGCTCCGACGGCGACCTCATGGAGGGCATCTCCCATGAGGCCGCTTCGCTCGCCGGCCACCTCGGCCTGGGCAAGCTCGTCTACATCTTCGACGACAACAGCATCACCATCGACGGCGGCACCGACCTGACGTTCACCGAGGACGTCCAGAAGCGCTTCGAGGCCTACGGCTGGCACGTGCAGACCGTCGAGGACGGCAACGATCTCGACGCCATCGACGAGGCGGTCGAGGCCGCCAAGCAGGTCACCGACAAGCCCAGCATCATCGCGCTGCGCACCGTCATCGGCTACGGCTCGCCCAACAAGGCCGGCAAGTCCTCCTCGCACGGCTCGCCGCTGGGCGACGACGAAATCGCCGCCACCAAAGCGGCGCTCGGCTGGGAGTACGACGAGCCGTTCTTCGTGCCCGAAGAAGTCCAGGCCCACATGAGCGCGGCGGTCGATCGCGGCCACCAGCTCGAGAGCGAGTGGGCCGACCGCCTCGAGAAATACGCCGAAGAGGCCCCCGAGAAATACGCCGAGCTCACCCGCCGGCTCGCCGGCAAGCTCCCCGAGGGCTGGGACGCCGACCTGCCCACCTTCGAGCCCGACGCCAAGGGCATGGCCACCCGCAAGTCGAGCGGCGCGGTCGTCAAAGAGCTGTACGCCAAGCTCCCCGAGTTCACCGGCGGCTCGGCCGACCTGGCCGGCTCGAACAAGACGCTCTTCGAAGAGTTCGGCATCATGAGCCCGGGCCACTTCGACGCCCAGAACATCCACTTCGGAGTGCGCGAGCACGCCATGTTCGCCATCGCCAACGGCATGACGCTGCACGGCGGCACCCGCGGCTTCGGCGCCACGTTCCTGATCTTCTCGGACTACATGCGCCCGGCGCTGCGCCTGGCCGCGCTCATGCAGACCCCGTCGATCGGCGTGTTCACCCACGATTCCATCGGTCTGGGCGAAGACGGCCCCACCCACCAGCCCATCGAGCACCTGGCCTCGCTGCGCGCCATGCCCAACATGACGGTGCTGCGCCCCGCCGACGCCAACGAAGTGCGCGAGTGCTGGCAGGTCGCCATCGAGAACACCACCGGCCCGTCGTCCCTGGCGCTCACCCGCCAGTCGGTGCCCACCCTCGACCGCGAGGCGCTCGGCAGCGTCGGCGACGCCACCAAAGGCGCCTACATCCTGGCCGACAGCGACGCCGATGAGCCGGAGGTCATCTTGATGGCCTCGGGCAGCGAAGTCGCCGTCTGCCTCGACGCCTACAAAAAGCTCACCGACGAGGGCGTCGCCGCCCGCGTCGTCAGCATGCCCTCCTGGGAGGTCTTCGAGGCGCAAGACGACGCCTGGAAGGAGCAAGTCCTTCCCAAGAGCGTCACCAAACGCGTGGCCGTCGAGGCCGCCGCCACCTTCGGCTGGGAGCGCTACACGGGCTGGGACGGCCACGTCCACGGCCTCGATCGCTTCGGCAAGTCGGCCCCGGCCGGCGAAGTGTTCGAGAAGCTCGGCTTTACCGGCGACAACATCGCCGAGTTGGCCAAAGGGCTTCTGTGATCGCCTAGCTTTATGAGGCCCCCCATCCGCCTCGCGCTAAACTGCGCGCGAGGCACCTTCCCCCCGGGGAAGGGATGCCCCTGCGGAAAGCAAGGCGTAGCTTTATGAGGCCTTGCGAAAAGCAACGTGGTCCAAAGAAGCTAAGGCAGCCCTTCCCCCGGGGGAAGGTGCCCGTAGCGAAGCGAAGGGCGGATGGGGGGCGTCAAGAAGCTACGCCTCACTCTCTCATCAAACCGAGGCTTCAAAGCGATGCACAAAACGCTGTCTGTCGTCATTCTGGCTACTCTTTGCGCCATCGCCTCCCCCGCCATGGCCCAGTCCCCCACCGTCGAAGGCGCCCTGCAGACCCACTTCGGCGCCGACTCCGACGACCCGGCCGCCCAGGTCCTGCGTAAAGCCGGCTACAGCTACGAGCGCACCCTCGTCGCCGAGATGCTCCCCAGCGAGACGACCCTCTTCGTCGAGGTCGAGCTCGCCCGCGACGACACCAACCTGCGATACCCGCTCAAACTCGCCCGCAAGCTCGACGGCGGCGAGGTACGCTGGTCGGTCGACTGGTCCCCCGTCGAGGACTACGCCCGCGGCCTGGTCGCCGTGGGCAAAGACGACGGCCTCGCCCCCATCAACGCCAAGACCGACTGGATCGCCGTCGAGCGCCTGCCGGCCTTTCCGGTCATCGTCGGCGAGCAGGTCTTCGTGACGCCCTACGGCCGCGTGGCCACCCAAACGCAGCCGTCGGGCGACGAAGCCGCCCAACTCGCCCCGCCCAAAAAGCTCGCCGAGCACGCCCAGCGCTGGATCGGGCTCACCCTCGAGGACGAGCCGGGCACCGCGAACGTCGACCTGATCTTGTCGCCCGACGTCACCTGGCAACGCGCTACCACAGCGCTCATGGCGCCGGCCTCGTTCGGCATGTTTCGCATGTATGTGGTGGGGAGTAACGATGGGCGCCCGGTCGCCTTCGCCACCGCCGCGCCGGTCCTGCGCCAGGCGCCCGACGGCGCGGCCCCGCTCGTCGTGGGCATGTACCCCGCCGGCGAAGAAAGCGCCTTCAAAGTACGCATCGGCGACGAAGTCGTCGCCGGCGAGGACGCCTGCGCCGCCGCGATGACCTTCTGCGCCAAGACGCTCGCCGACTTCGAACAACAGGCCCTCGACCGGATCACCGCCGCGGTGACCGAAAAGCAGACCAAGCTCGCCTACGTGATGTTCGCCGCCACCGGCGACTTCGAAGCGAGCGCCGTCGCCAATCACCTCATCGGCCTGGGCCGCGCGCTGGGCGTGCCGACCGCCAAGATCTTCATGGGCTATATCGGAGGCAAGCAATGATGCGAGCACGCCGCCACCAAAAAATCCGAAACCCTCGCCGGCTTGATCTCGTCTACTTACTGGCCTGCTTACTCGTAGGCCCCTGGCTGACCGGCTGCGCGACGACGCCCCAAACGACGGCTCAAACGGGCGAGGCCGAAACGACCGCGCAGACAACCCCGGCCACCCCGGCCCCCGAAGGGCCGTTCGAGGCCGCACAGACGTGGGCGAGCGAGTTTTCGGCGGACACGGCCCCCGAGGCCGTCCGTGAAGTCGTCGGCGACTGGAAGCGCGCTCGGGTCGCCCGCGTATGGGCCTCCGGCGAGGAGTACCGCGCGGTCGTTGTACAAAAAAGCACCGCCAGGGAAACCCCAGCGGTGCTGCTTCGCATCACACGAGGCGACGCGAAGAGGTGGGAGGTCACCGGTGTCGAGCCGACGACCTCCACAAACCTATGGTCGGAGTTATAGATTCATGTGCTAAGGCTCGATCCGCGCATCAAACCTGCGATGAGCATGAGCAGGAAGATGCCCAGGAACACGAAGAACAGAATCTTTGCGATCGTCGCCGCGCCTGCTGCGATGCCACCAAAACCAAAGACGGCTGCAACGATAGCGACGACGAGAAATACAAGCGCCCACTTCAGCATGACGCCTCCTCGTTAGAGAGAAGATGAACCTCGGGTTCCCCCCGTACTTCCGAGGACTTTTGCTAACTCCGAATCCAAGATAAGCACCAGCAACCTACTGAAAACACTAGGATAGAACGTGGTACAGCAGCGACTTGCAATTTTGGGGGCCGGACCGATCGGACTCGAGACCGCGCTGTACGCGCTCGGCAAGGGCTATGAGGTACAGGTTTACGAGCGCGACATGCCCGGCGCCCACGTCGCCAGGTGGGGCCACGTACGCCTGTTCTCGCCCTGGGAGATGAACCGAAGCCCGTGGGGCGAGCGCGCGGTACGCGAGGCGGGCCACGAGCTGGCCGACGCCGAGGCGTTTCCGACCGGCCGCGAGTACCTCGACCGCTATCTGCTGCCGCTGGCGCGCCTCGAAAGGCTGCGCGGCCGCATCCACGAGGGCAGCAAGGTCGTCGGCGTCTCCCGACGCCACGCGCTCAAGGGCCACTACATCGGCGACGAGAAGCGCGCCGAAGGCCCCTTCGTCCTCCTGCTCGACGAAGCCGACGGCGAGCGCTACGTCGAGGCCGACATCGTCATCGACACCACCGGCGTGTATGACCAACCCGGCCACCTCGGCCCCGGCGGGCTGCCCGCCCTGGGCGAACGCGCCGCCGACAGACTCATCGAGCGCCACATCCCCGACGTGCTCGGCACCGACCGCGCACAATACGAAGGCAAGACGACGCTGCTCGTCGGAAACGGCTACTCGGCGGTCACCTCGGCGCATCTGCTGGCCAAGCTGCACGCCGACGCCCCCGAAACACACGTCCACTGGCTGCTGCTCGACGACGCCCCGCCCTACGCCCCCATGGCCGACGACCCGCTCCCCGAGCGCCTCGCCCTGGCCACCTTCGGCAACGACGCCGCCCGCGGCCAGGTCGACGGCATCGCCCCGGTCTTCGGCCAACTGCAACGCCTCGAACTCAGCAATGACGGGCTCGTCGCCGACGTCGACTTGGTCGACGGCACGCGCACCCTCGAGCTCGACCGAGTCATCGGCAACGTGGGCTACAAGCCCGACGCGAGCCTGTACCGCGAGCTGCAGATCCACCAGTGCTACGCCTCCGAAGGCCCCATGAAGCTCGCCGCCTACCTGCTCAGTCAAAGCGGCGGCGGCGGCGACTGCCTCGCGCAGACCAGCGGCGGCTTCGAAACCCTGGTCAGCCCGGAACCCGACTTTTACATTTTGGGCGCAAAGAGTTACGGACGTAACTCGGACTTCTTGCTCAAGCTAGGCTTCGAGCAAATCGAAGAGTTATTCGCCGGACTGCAGTAAAGACGACATATGTTCAAATTGAGAGCCGACACCCCACCCGAGTGGGCCGTCTACGTCGCCGACCACCTCGACCAATTCCTCATCGACCACGCCGCCTGCGAGCGAAAGGCCTCGGCCAACGCCATGCACTTCGTGGTGCGCTACCCCGACCGCGCCGACATCGTCGACGCCATGGTCGAGGTCGCCCGCGAGGAGCTCGAGCACTTCCACGACGTCTTCCACCTGATGCAGGAGCGCGGCGTCGAGCTCGCCGCCGACGAAAAGGACCCCTACGTCAACGCGCTGCTCAAAAAGAGCCACAAAAAGGGCGAAAAACGCCTGCTCGACCGGCTGCTCTTGGGCTCGATCATCGAATACCGCGGCTGCGAGCGCTTCGCGATGCTCTCGCGCGAACTCGCCAAACGCCCCGACGACGCCGCCCTCGCCGAGTTCTACAAAGAACTCGCCGCCAGCGAGTCGAAGCACCGCGGCGACTTCTACGAGCTCGCCCTGAACCACTTCGACCGCGACGACGTCGAAGCACGCCTCGACTTCTGGCTCGACCTCGAAGGCCAGATCGTCGACGAGTTGCCCATTCGCGCGGCGTTGCACTAAGAGTTCACCACGGGGCTCACGGAGAGAAGCTGTTTACGCCTTTACCCGTGCTCCCGTGCTCCCCCTGATAAACCCCCCATGGCTTTTTACGCCTTTCCCCGTGTCTCCGTGCCCTCCGTGGTGAAACCCCCATGGCAAAAAGGCCCAACAAAGCAATCCGTCGCTACCTGAAGCGCCACGGCCACGACGTGCCCGAAGCGAGCACGCTGCCCGCGCCGCACCCGGACTTACGCGCCTCGGTGGTCATCCCCGCCTACGACGAGCTCGACAATATCGGCCGGGTCATCGCCTCGCTGGAGCAGGCGAGCGAGACACCCGAGGTGTTCGAGGTGATCGTGGTGGTGAACAACGCCCGCGATGCTGCCGCCGACAAGGTCGAGGCGAACCGAAAGACGATCGCGATGCTGCGCGACCTGCAGACGCCGTTCGCGCTGCACGTCGTCGACCGCTCGCGTCCGGAGCAGGCCTACGACCCGGAGGACGCCGGCGTGGGGCTCGCCCGGCGTGAGGGCGCCGACCTGGCGCTCGAGCGGCTTCTGTCGGTCGGCCGCGGCGCCGACGGGCTCATGCCGTGTCTGGACGGCGACTCCCCGGTCGCCCCCGGCTACATCGACGGGCTCATCGCCGAATTCGACGCCTACCCCGACATGCTCGCCGGTGTGTGCCGCTACCGCCACCCGGTGCCCGACGAGGGCGAGCACGCCCGCGCCATCGCCGCCTACGAGGCGTGGATGCGCTACTGGGAAGCCGCGATGGTGCTCACAGGCTCGCCGTACGCCTTCCAGTCGATCGGCTCGTGCATGGTCCTGAGCGCCCGCGGCTACGCCCTGGCCGACGGCATGCCCACGCTGCAGGCGCTGAGCGACTTCTACGTGCTCGAAAAGGTCATCAAAGCCGGCGGCCCGGGCGCCGTGCGCCAACTCGGCGCCCCGCTCGTCTACCCGTCCGCGCGCCCCTCCGGCCGCGTGCCCCGCGGCACCGGGCCCAGCGTCCGCATGCAGATGGAGACGGGCACCACCCGCTTCGAGATGGCCGAGCCCCCGGGCGTCTTCTTCGCCCTGGGGAGCCTGTTCGACGCCGTCCAAGAGGGCTTTCGCAACCCCGAGGCCCTGCGCGACGCCGTCGACAGCTCCGGCGCCTACGCCCCCATCCTCGCCAAACTGCTCCAAGAGTACCTCGACGAGATCGACGCCTGGCCCACCTTCGCCAAGCTACGCGACAACGCCCCCACCGCCGCCCACTTCGCGCGCCACTTCCACACCTGGTTCGACAACCTCAAGGTCGTCAAATTCGCCAACGTCGCCAAGCGAAGCCGCGGCGGAGTGTGGATCTTCGACGCCGTGCGCGACGTCTACGCCGCCCTCGGCCTCACCCAGGTCGCCACGAAGATCCCGCGCGTCGGCCCCGACGAGGCCGACGTCGCCGCCTGGCGCGAGCTTCTGGACGTGCTGCGCGACGCGGAATTGGCGGTGCATCTGTCGATGTAAGTGATGCTCTTCTATGCAGAAGTGATGGCCTTGCCGGTGCGCGGCGCCTGCTACATGGGGCGCCCTGAACTGCGGGCGATAAGGACATAGGGGTCGCGCTGTCGGGGCGTGCGGGTTGTCGCAGCCTGCGTTGGAGGGGTCACAACCATCGTGGCGCGGCGCCTCGCAGCCCTCATGTCCTTAACGCGCGTAGTCCAGCGCGCCCCATGTAGAGGGCGTTCCTCCTCTGCAAGGCCTCCTCTCTGTTCTCAACACGGTGTCTGACACCGAGTTCAGCGGACACCGTGTCGCTGGCCTTGCCGGTGCGCGGCGCCTGCTACATGGGGCGCCCTGAACTGCGGGCGATAAGGACATAGGGGTCGCGCTGTCGGGGCCTTCGGGTTGTCGCAGCCTGCGTTGGTGGGGATTACAACCATCGTGGCGCGGCGCCTCGCAGCCCTCATGTCCTTAACGCGCGTAGTCCAGCGCGCCCCATGTAGAGGGCGTTCCTCCTCTGCAAGGCCTCCTCTCTGTTCTCAACACGGTGTCTGACACCGAGTTCAGCGGACACCGTGTCGCTGGCCTTGCCGGTGCGCGGCGCCTGCTACATGGGGCGCCCTGAACTGCGGGCGATAAGGACATAGGGGTCGCGCTGTCGGGGCCTTCGGGTTGTCGCAGCCTGCGTTGGTGGGGATTACAACCATCGTGGCGCGGCGCCTCGCAGCCCTCATGTCCTTAACGCGCGTAGTCCAGCGCGCCCCATGTAGAAGGCGTTCCTCCTCTGCAAGGCCTCCTCTCTGTCCCTTGCCGACACTTTGTCACAGACCGGGGTAAGTGATCGTAGCTGGTTCGCCCAAAGTGACCACGGCTGGTTCGGCCAAAGTGATCGGCCCTGGTTCGGCCAAAGTGATCGCAAAATCGGGCGGATGTCGATGACCTGAAACGCTCAGACTGGGAGAATGCAGAGCAGATGGCTTTAGCCCCTGCTCTGGAGGACCCGATGAGCAATGAGAGGATCGACATGCATCGATTACAAGACCTGGTGCGGATGCACCGTGAGGGCGTTGGCTGCCGCGAGATTGCCCGCCTTCTAAAGATGAGTCCCAATACCGAGCGCAAATACCGCCACGCGCTCGATGAGGCTGGATTGCTCAAAGGCGAGCCTTCCGAGATCATCCCACTGGACGAGCTCAAGCAGGCGGTCGCAGAGCTCCTTCCGACGAGCACGCCGCCCCAGGAGACCTCCACGGTCGAGCCGTGGCGCGCACAGATTGAAGAGATGTACGAGCGCACGCGCTCACCCCGAGCCATCTGGGACAGGCTTCGGCTCGAGCACGCCGATTTCGACGGCAGCCTGTCCGCCGTCAAGCGCATGTGCGCCCGCATCAAAGCCGACAGAGGCCCACGTCCGCAAGATGTGGTCATTCGCGTCGAGACCGCGCCAGGAGAGATTGCCCAGGTCGACTTTGGCTATGTCGGCCGACTCTTCGACCCGATGAGCGGCAAAGTCAGAAAGGCTTATGCCTTCGTGATGGTCCTGGGCTTCAGCCGTCTGATGTACGTCGACCTGGTTTTCGACCAAAAGGTCGACACCTGGCTTCGCCTGCACGTCGACGCCTTCGAGTACTTCGGCGGCGTGCCCGAGACGGTGGTGCCGGACAATCTCAAAGCGGCGGTTGTGCGCTGCTATTTCGGGCTCAAGGACAAACCGGAGCTCAACCGAAGCTACCGTGAGCTTGCTCGCCACTACGGCTTTATGATTGACCCGACCCCGCCGTATGCCCCTGAAAAGAAGGGCAAAGTCGAGTCGGCGGTCAAGTACGTCAAATCAAACTTCTTTGCGCCGCGCGCCCTCGAGAAGCTCGACGAGGCCAAGGAGCAATTGAGCCTGTGGCTCGACCAGATTGCCAATCGGCGAGTCCACGGCACCACTCACAGGGTGCCCCGCGAGCACTTCGACGCTGAGGAGGCAGAAGCACTTAAAGCACTGCCGCCGACGCCCTTTGTGCCGGTGGTCTGGAAGAAGGCCAAGGTCCACCGCGACAGCCACGTCGAATTCGAGCGCCGGCTCTACTCGGTGCCGTTTCGGCTCATCGGCCAGACCGTCTGGATCCGAGCTCGAGGCGCAAGCGTCGATATCTTCTATGACGACGAGCTGTGCACCTCGCACAAGCGAAGCGGTCCCAGAAAGAGCACCCATGAGGCACACCTTCCT
It encodes:
- the tkt gene encoding transketolase, with product MSDASKKGIEELTVNTIRTLAMDAVQKANSGHPGAPMGLAPAAYVVWHNHLRHNPKNPDWHDRDRFILSNGHASMLLYAMLHLTGYEQMTLEQIENFRQWDSATPGHPENFETEGVEMTTGPLGQGFATAVGMALSEAQLNERFDGVVDHFTYVFCSDGDLMEGISHEAASLAGHLGLGKLVYIFDDNSITIDGGTDLTFTEDVQKRFEAYGWHVQTVEDGNDLDAIDEAVEAAKQVTDKPSIIALRTVIGYGSPNKAGKSSSHGSPLGDDEIAATKAALGWEYDEPFFVPEEVQAHMSAAVDRGHQLESEWADRLEKYAEEAPEKYAELTRRLAGKLPEGWDADLPTFEPDAKGMATRKSSGAVVKELYAKLPEFTGGSADLAGSNKTLFEEFGIMSPGHFDAQNIHFGVREHAMFAIANGMTLHGGTRGFGATFLIFSDYMRPALRLAALMQTPSIGVFTHDSIGLGEDGPTHQPIEHLASLRAMPNMTVLRPADANEVRECWQVAIENTTGPSSLALTRQSVPTLDREALGSVGDATKGAYILADSDADEPEVILMASGSEVAVCLDAYKKLTDEGVAARVVSMPSWEVFEAQDDAWKEQVLPKSVTKRVAVEAAATFGWERYTGWDGHVHGLDRFGKSAPAGEVFEKLGFTGDNIAELAKGLL
- a CDS encoding DUF1328 domain-containing protein, with amino-acid sequence MLKWALVFLVVAIVAAVFGFGGIAAGAATIAKILFFVFLGIFLLMLIAGLMRGSSLST
- a CDS encoding glycosyltransferase family 2 protein, coding for MAKRPNKAIRRYLKRHGHDVPEASTLPAPHPDLRASVVIPAYDELDNIGRVIASLEQASETPEVFEVIVVVNNARDAAADKVEANRKTIAMLRDLQTPFALHVVDRSRPEQAYDPEDAGVGLARREGADLALERLLSVGRGADGLMPCLDGDSPVAPGYIDGLIAEFDAYPDMLAGVCRYRHPVPDEGEHARAIAAYEAWMRYWEAAMVLTGSPYAFQSIGSCMVLSARGYALADGMPTLQALSDFYVLEKVIKAGGPGAVRQLGAPLVYPSARPSGRVPRGTGPSVRMQMETGTTRFEMAEPPGVFFALGSLFDAVQEGFRNPEALRDAVDSSGAYAPILAKLLQEYLDEIDAWPTFAKLRDNAPTAAHFARHFHTWFDNLKVVKFANVAKRSRGGVWIFDAVRDVYAALGLTQVATKIPRVGPDEADVAAWRELLDVLRDAELAVHLSM
- a CDS encoding NAD(P)/FAD-dependent oxidoreductase; translation: MVQQRLAILGAGPIGLETALYALGKGYEVQVYERDMPGAHVARWGHVRLFSPWEMNRSPWGERAVREAGHELADAEAFPTGREYLDRYLLPLARLERLRGRIHEGSKVVGVSRRHALKGHYIGDEKRAEGPFVLLLDEADGERYVEADIVIDTTGVYDQPGHLGPGGLPALGERAADRLIERHIPDVLGTDRAQYEGKTTLLVGNGYSAVTSAHLLAKLHADAPETHVHWLLLDDAPPYAPMADDPLPERLALATFGNDAARGQVDGIAPVFGQLQRLELSNDGLVADVDLVDGTRTLELDRVIGNVGYKPDASLYRELQIHQCYASEGPMKLAAYLLSQSGGGGDCLAQTSGGFETLVSPEPDFYILGAKSYGRNSDFLLKLGFEQIEELFAGLQ
- the miaE gene encoding tRNA-(ms[2]io[6]A)-hydroxylase, translating into MFKLRADTPPEWAVYVADHLDQFLIDHAACERKASANAMHFVVRYPDRADIVDAMVEVAREELEHFHDVFHLMQERGVELAADEKDPYVNALLKKSHKKGEKRLLDRLLLGSIIEYRGCERFAMLSRELAKRPDDAALAEFYKELAASESKHRGDFYELALNHFDRDDVEARLDFWLDLEGQIVDELPIRAALH